Within Hoplias malabaricus isolate fHopMal1 chromosome 16, fHopMal1.hap1, whole genome shotgun sequence, the genomic segment GTTTCTCATGTACTTCGTCAGTCAGTCTCGGAGGTGACAGCACTGGACCAGTGCTGGCTATGGTACTTCAAGGTCTGACAAACACATGGTTTTAAGTTCACAGATATTAAAATAGAGAAAACTGAACGTGTCACCAACAGCACAAATACATCCTCCTTGTAGTTCAGATTACATTTGTATATTACCTATACTTAAGGAGTGTTTTAATCCGTCTTTTTGACCTATTTGAAATCATGACCTAAACGTCTACTTAATACGTTTtgcaaacatttttttgtttttgtttttgtagtttttttttgtttgtttgttttctttttttttgtattaatgtATATTCCAACTATGTGGGCAATGTGTAATCACAATGAGAGGCAAGATTCCTTACAATGTAAGGGTACATCACAGACATGACCAACAAAGTCGTTCAAACCATTAGGATGACTTGAACATTCATGTGCTGCAGCTTTGTAGTTACTTTCCTATCCAGGTTAAGCTCCTTAAGGCCTGGCTGGAAGAGGGAATACTGGTTGTGTTGTGAAATGGATACACTGAAAAAGCTAAATCACAAGTCTTGTCTTTTGTACTTGTTTCAAATAAAACTTCATACGCTATCAGAATTAGCATACTAGCAAGTGTCATATTCCTAACTTAAGCACTATCTATACGTGGCTTCATTAACAAGTTGAGAAGCTAGTTGTACACCAGGTTAGAGGTACTACTGTATGCAAGGTGCTACTGGATAGCCTCCACCTTCTGCAGTGTGTTGAACCGTGTGCTCCTGCAGTGCACCCAGCTCTCCAAAGCACTCGCCACACcagacacatttaaactgagCCTCGCGTGAATGCACAATGCCGTGTTTGGCCAGATGCTCTCTCTGCTTAAACCCCTTGTCACAGGTAGGACACTTAAagggtttctctccagtgtggaCGCGACGGTGTCTCTGAAGCTCCGAAGAATATTTAAAGCGCCTTTCACAGTCCGAGCATTTCATTGGTTTCTCGCGAGCCGGGTCACACCTGTGCTGCACAAAATCAGATGAAGACTGAAATCGGCGGCCACATAGAGAACATTTAAGTGGCTTCTCCGTGCAGTgcgagttctggtgtctctggaGTGTCGACGACTTTTTATAGCCCTTCCCGCAGACGTCGCACTTATACGGTTTTTCAACAGCAGTGGTGCTGGACTCTCCACACTTGTGTCTGAGCAGCTCCCCAGACTGTCGGAACCCCTTCTGGCAAGCAGCACACTTGAACAAGCTCTCAATGCCATGGACGTGCTGGTGGTACAGAAGGTGAGACGGCTGAAGGAAGCCCTTGTCACACTGGTTGCACTTGAAGGGCCGGTCTGcagggtttttgtgtgtgcgaCGGTGGCGCACGAGTGCGTACTGCTGCTTGAAACTCATCTGGCACTCCTCACATTGGAAGGGCCTGTCTTCAGAGTGAGTACGCTCATGCTGCCGGAGGTCTGATGGACGTTTGAAGGTCTTGCCGCACGTCGTGCAACGGAAAGGCCGCTCTCCAGCCGGCTGGCACTGGTGGTGCAGGAGTTCAGATGACTCTTTGAAGTGTAGCTCGCAGAGATTGCACTTGAACAGATGTTCACCAGAATGAGCATACATGTGGCGCACAAGATGCTGCCTGTGTTTGAAGGATTTCTCACAGACAGCACACTTGTAAGGGCGGTCAGCACTGTGAGTACGCTGGTGGTGCGCTAGATGAGATGCCTGGCTGAAACTCTTATCACAGGTGTTGCACTTGTAGGGCTTCTCGCCTGTGTGCACACGCTCATGGCGAGACAGTTCGGACAGGTGGCGGAAAGCTTTGGAGCACACAGAGCACTTGTAAGGCCTGTCAGAGCCCTGGAAAGCACTGGAGGAAGAGGAACCCATAGCTGCTCCACTACTGGAGGACTCTCCAGTGGATGCCTGCTGGGGGTTGGAAGAGGCAGAACCAGGCCTGTAGGTTTTCTCACAAATTGAGCACTTCATGGGGTTGtttccattctgatgctcattgTGATGTTGTGCCAAAGAGGTGAGAAGTGAGAATCCCATTTTACACACGCCACAGACAAACGGCTTCTGTTCCACTTGGACGCACTGATGCTCTAGCAGGTCAGTGGCCTGATTGAATATCTTCATGCACTGGGTGCACTGAAAAGAGCGATCCTGGCTTACCATGCACTGATGCTCGTGTGGGTTCGCCAGGTGAGATATATCATGACCACAAGCTCCGCATTTGTGGCCACCTTCACTCCCGACTTGCAGAGAGGGTTGTTGAGCAGGCACAGGGTGCTGCTGGGCGTGCTGACCGTGTTGGGACTGCTGTAAGGCAGGGTCGGCTGGCAGCACGATGCCATACACGGCACTGCCCAGAGGATTTTCAGCCCCTTGAAGGAGGGGATGAGCAATAGGAGGGGGGGCCACTGCATGCTGCTGCTGCCATGCCTCGGTCATCCTTCCGCTGTACATGTATAGATTCACTATGGATACAcaacaggatacacaggggcagGCGAGATGAGCAGTTCaccagaaaagtaaaaaaagtgtctgtctggTATGGGGCTGATTTTCTGGACGAGTATCACTCCagttacattttattaagtCCCATATAGGCTCACACCATTTGTAATGCAGCAGTGTgcctgtggagagagagagagagagagagagagagagagagagagagagagagagagagagagagagagagagagagaacacaaattTACTTGAAAGCATGTTAAGTGTTATTCTCTCAGTGGATGTTTGTTCATGTCTGTCACTTGTTGCAAATATACTGTCCTATAacacaaacagcaaaaaaatataataataataattaaacaattaaaaatatttgcatAAACAATATATGTAATTATGGTAACTTAATTACACACATAGAATGATTCACAGATGAAAACATTTAGTATTTTAGCCTAGCTTAAATTTAATTTGGTTCTTTCCAAACGTATTAACGTCAAATTATTAGATTTTAGTATCAACTGTAAACTTATTTGCAATGTACACACAGCACTGACACGAGATTCCGAGAAATgtccagctttaaaaaaaattaattacatgaaaaatataaacactgcaAATGTGAGACAAAATAGTCTGCAACTGAAAATCTTCATGTCAGTTAC encodes:
- the LOC136672335 gene encoding zinc finger protein 319, which produces MYSGRMTEAWQQQHAVAPPPIAHPLLQGAENPLGSAVYGIVLPADPALQQSQHGQHAQQHPVPAQQPSLQVGSEGGHKCGACGHDISHLANPHEHQCMVSQDRSFQCTQCMKIFNQATDLLEHQCVQVEQKPFVCGVCKMGFSLLTSLAQHHNEHQNGNNPMKCSICEKTYRPGSASSNPQQASTGESSSSGAAMGSSSSSAFQGSDRPYKCSVCSKAFRHLSELSRHERVHTGEKPYKCNTCDKSFSQASHLAHHQRTHSADRPYKCAVCEKSFKHRQHLVRHMYAHSGEHLFKCNLCELHFKESSELLHHQCQPAGERPFRCTTCGKTFKRPSDLRQHERTHSEDRPFQCEECQMSFKQQYALVRHRRTHKNPADRPFKCNQCDKGFLQPSHLLYHQHVHGIESLFKCAACQKGFRQSGELLRHKCGESSTTAVEKPYKCDVCGKGYKKSSTLQRHQNSHCTEKPLKCSLCGRRFQSSSDFVQHRCDPAREKPMKCSDCERRFKYSSELQRHRRVHTGEKPFKCPTCDKGFKQREHLAKHGIVHSREAQFKCVWCGECFGELGALQEHTVQHTAEGGGYPVAPCIQ